From a single Adhaeribacter swui genomic region:
- a CDS encoding ThuA domain-containing protein produces MMKATFEKVLLRKVKLYTWVVFVLTTGFVFLNCKTNVTAISSPAKEIKVLMVGGGSSHDFNKWYKQADGETLRKNNLAQVTYLSNPDSILLFLPQTDVLFLSNNQPINDPKVRQAIFDFAQAGKGLVLAHPALWYNWKDWPEYNLQLVSGGSRGHDKYGSFEVTVTKPKHPVMKGVEPKFTLKDERYYYNPDPAGPGIEVLANSSVAGSDKIYPSIFIIKHPKARIVGVALGHDAESHNIANYQNIIRNAVQWAAKK; encoded by the coding sequence ATGATGAAAGCAACTTTTGAAAAAGTACTTTTGAGAAAAGTAAAATTGTATACGTGGGTCGTGTTTGTACTAACTACCGGCTTCGTATTCTTGAATTGTAAAACTAACGTAACAGCCATTTCCAGCCCAGCCAAAGAAATTAAAGTACTGATGGTGGGCGGCGGCTCATCGCACGATTTTAATAAATGGTACAAGCAAGCCGATGGCGAAACCTTGCGGAAAAACAATCTGGCCCAGGTTACTTACCTGAGCAATCCGGATTCGATTTTATTGTTTTTGCCCCAAACCGACGTGCTGTTTTTAAGTAACAACCAACCCATCAACGACCCCAAAGTACGGCAGGCCATTTTTGATTTTGCCCAAGCCGGTAAAGGTTTGGTGCTGGCGCACCCGGCCTTGTGGTATAACTGGAAGGACTGGCCGGAATACAATTTGCAACTGGTAAGCGGCGGTTCGCGGGGTCACGATAAGTACGGTAGCTTTGAAGTAACCGTCACCAAACCCAAGCACCCGGTTATGAAAGGAGTGGAGCCTAAATTTACCTTAAAAGACGAGCGCTACTACTACAACCCCGATCCGGCGGGGCCGGGCATCGAGGTGTTGGCCAACTCCAGCGTAGCCGGTTCCGATAAAATTTATCCTTCTATTTTTATTATTAAACACCCCAAAGCCCGCATTGTGGGAGTAGCCTTAGGCCACGACGCCGAATCGCACAACATTGCCAATTACCAAAACATTATCCGGAATGCGGTGCAATGGGCGGCTAAAAAATAG
- a CDS encoding DUF3823 domain-containing protein: MKIVARFLKILVVGFLLSSCEKDNFDAPQSVFEGRIVYNGEPLLVQSANAAPGNNSDFPVFIELWQKKYQNRSSIRVPIKQDGTFTTVLFNGDYKLTVPNGQGPFLWKKTAQNTPDSLTINLQGSQTLDIEVVPYYMVRNAQFSASGRSVTGTVKVEKIITDVNAKDVERVSIYVNKTQFVDAGNNINKADLAGSAIPDLNNVSISTPALGAIVPSQSYVFARVGVKIAGVEDMIYSPVQRIELQ, encoded by the coding sequence ATGAAAATAGTAGCTCGATTTTTAAAAATTTTAGTAGTTGGCTTTCTGTTAAGCTCCTGCGAAAAAGATAATTTTGACGCCCCGCAATCGGTGTTTGAAGGCCGGATTGTATACAACGGAGAACCGCTGCTGGTGCAAAGCGCTAACGCCGCACCGGGCAATAACTCCGACTTTCCGGTTTTTATTGAATTGTGGCAAAAAAAGTATCAGAACCGGAGCTCCATTCGGGTGCCCATTAAACAAGACGGGACTTTTACCACGGTATTGTTTAACGGCGATTACAAACTAACCGTACCCAACGGCCAGGGGCCTTTCTTATGGAAAAAAACGGCACAGAACACGCCCGATAGCCTCACGATTAACTTGCAAGGCAGCCAAACCTTAGACATTGAAGTAGTACCTTACTACATGGTCCGGAATGCGCAGTTTTCGGCGAGTGGCCGTTCGGTTACCGGCACGGTTAAAGTAGAGAAAATAATTACCGACGTAAACGCCAAAGACGTGGAACGGGTGTCGATTTACGTGAACAAAACCCAGTTTGTAGATGCCGGCAACAACATTAACAAAGCCGATTTAGCGGGCAGCGCCATTCCGGATTTAAATAATGTGAGTATCAGTACGCCGGCGCTGGGCGCCATTGTGCCGTCGCAAAGTTATGTTTTTGCGCGGGTAGGAGTAAAAATTGCCGGCGTGGAAGACATGATTTATTCGCCGGTCCAGCGGATAGAACTGCAATAA
- a CDS encoding SusC/RagA family TonB-linked outer membrane protein codes for MENLLRKKSPPSITNKRLWFIQKKLILLLFFTLVGFTNYSVYAQQNIAGTVTSIKGEALPGVTVLVKGTNNGTTTDGSGKYTLLVPAAHANGTLVVSFIGYLTQEIAINNQTSINVKLADDTKALEEVVVVGYGTQKKESITGAVSGVTSKDVGRVHAVTVSGALAGKIPGVQFRQPDGRPGAAANIQIRNMGGNPLFIIDGVPKDKSQFDNISPNDVESITVLKDASAAIYGSRAANGVIIVTTKRGAVGQKSSINVDAYYGFQNWTRFPRVVNAYEWNLGKADAEINRDGVTGITQAELDKYRAGTEYGYRNFDWYNYIVQENSPQTNVNVSASGGSENINYYISLTRLDQNSVLGREFLFNRTNIQSNIDARVSKSVKVGLTVSGRLEHRQNPGVPGGDDYFAPKFAILRNRPTERPFANDNPNYLNTISNPASNWGYLNYEHAGFFENDANVITPQITGEYQTPLKGLVLKGLYSYMFRDFQQDIFEYTYDTYTYFPDTDEYRITGGSQNPYRERVTNKQNEYIGNLQLNYTNTFGKHTVSGIVLTERLKRRERNVFFHSVPKTNVLPIVQFADADRYDDVDFTQARVGYIGRFNYGYADKYFLELAARRDASWKFAPNKRWGFFPAVSVGWRIAEEQFFKNLTGDGNFLSDLKLRGSYGQLGDDAIRYYDPRNSAGRDINGYNVDLDPYAYTAGYSYNTGIGIMSGNAIVAARDRGVPFDRISWLTATILDVGLDFSFLGNKVTGTLDYFRRNRDGLIVPKNNVFVPSEIGYDLPQENLESDAVIGGEGSLMYNGSVNGINFTIGGNISFARRKYQNEFNPRYGNALEEYRNARGDRWGNIFWGYQVVGQFQSQEDVNTYAVNNDGQGNKTMLPGDFKYKDVNGDGIINNRDERPIGYGLSTTPILSGGINLTVAYKGFDFAADFSAGSMQTFNRRNELRNAFQNTGNIARILYDDRWHRADPLNPDSEWIPGKNPPIRFNDGGHSNLNKDSDWWLVNTKYFRNRTMELGYTLPKALTNRVKLERLRLFVNTYNLFSIDNVDQYGIDAEITDDNGLQYPQNKLVNFGINLSL; via the coding sequence ATGGAAAACCTGTTACGTAAAAAATCACCCCCTTCTATAACCAACAAAAGGCTTTGGTTTATACAGAAGAAACTGATCCTCCTGCTCTTTTTTACTCTGGTTGGCTTTACAAATTATTCGGTTTATGCCCAGCAAAACATAGCCGGTACGGTTACGAGTATCAAAGGCGAAGCTTTGCCTGGCGTAACAGTCTTGGTGAAAGGAACGAACAATGGTACCACTACAGATGGTAGTGGTAAGTATACCCTTTTGGTACCAGCAGCTCATGCCAATGGTACTTTAGTTGTTTCATTCATTGGATATCTCACCCAGGAAATTGCCATTAATAACCAAACGAGCATCAACGTAAAACTGGCTGATGATACCAAAGCCCTGGAAGAAGTAGTGGTGGTGGGTTATGGTACGCAAAAGAAAGAATCTATTACCGGGGCCGTTTCGGGGGTAACTTCTAAAGATGTGGGTCGGGTGCACGCCGTTACGGTAAGTGGCGCCTTAGCGGGTAAAATCCCGGGGGTGCAGTTTCGGCAACCGGATGGCCGACCCGGTGCGGCAGCCAATATTCAAATCCGGAACATGGGCGGCAACCCCTTGTTTATTATTGATGGCGTACCTAAAGACAAGTCGCAGTTCGATAACATCTCGCCGAACGATGTAGAAAGCATAACCGTGTTAAAAGATGCTTCGGCGGCCATTTACGGTTCTCGGGCGGCTAACGGCGTTATCATCGTAACTACCAAACGGGGTGCTGTGGGCCAGAAAAGCAGCATTAACGTAGATGCCTACTACGGTTTTCAAAACTGGACCCGTTTTCCAAGGGTAGTAAATGCCTACGAGTGGAACTTAGGAAAAGCCGATGCCGAAATAAACCGCGACGGTGTAACCGGCATTACCCAGGCGGAATTAGATAAGTACCGCGCTGGCACCGAGTACGGCTACCGCAACTTCGATTGGTACAATTACATTGTGCAGGAAAATTCGCCGCAAACCAACGTAAATGTGAGCGCCAGCGGCGGCTCCGAAAACATCAACTATTACATTTCCCTCACGCGCTTAGACCAGAATTCCGTTTTAGGCCGGGAGTTCTTGTTTAATCGTACCAATATTCAATCGAACATCGATGCCCGGGTCTCTAAAAGCGTAAAAGTAGGCTTAACGGTAAGTGGCCGATTGGAGCACCGGCAAAATCCGGGGGTACCGGGTGGCGACGATTACTTTGCGCCAAAGTTTGCGATTCTGCGCAACCGCCCTACCGAACGACCTTTTGCCAACGACAACCCTAATTATTTAAATACCATCAGTAATCCGGCTTCGAACTGGGGTTACTTAAATTACGAACACGCCGGTTTCTTCGAAAACGACGCCAACGTAATTACCCCGCAAATTACCGGCGAATACCAAACGCCTTTAAAAGGATTAGTGCTGAAGGGTTTGTATTCGTACATGTTCCGCGATTTTCAGCAGGATATTTTTGAATATACCTACGATACCTATACCTATTTTCCGGATACCGATGAGTACCGCATTACCGGGGGTAGCCAGAACCCGTACCGCGAGCGGGTAACTAACAAGCAAAACGAGTACATCGGCAATTTGCAGTTAAACTACACCAATACTTTTGGCAAACACACGGTAAGCGGCATTGTGTTAACCGAACGTTTAAAACGGCGTGAGCGCAACGTATTCTTTCACTCGGTACCTAAAACCAACGTGTTGCCGATTGTACAATTTGCTGATGCCGACCGCTACGACGATGTGGATTTTACCCAGGCTCGGGTAGGCTATATTGGCCGCTTTAACTACGGCTACGCCGATAAATACTTTCTGGAACTAGCGGCCCGCCGCGATGCTTCCTGGAAGTTTGCGCCGAACAAACGCTGGGGCTTTTTTCCGGCAGTTTCCGTGGGCTGGCGCATTGCCGAAGAACAATTTTTTAAAAATTTAACGGGTGATGGCAATTTCTTAAGCGATTTAAAACTCCGGGGTTCTTACGGACAATTAGGCGACGATGCCATCCGGTACTACGATCCTAGAAATAGCGCTGGTCGGGATATTAATGGCTATAACGTAGACCTGGACCCGTACGCCTATACCGCCGGTTATTCTTACAACACCGGTATCGGTATCATGTCGGGCAACGCGATTGTGGCGGCCCGCGACCGGGGCGTACCTTTCGACCGAATTTCGTGGTTAACGGCTACCATTCTGGACGTAGGCTTGGATTTTTCTTTCTTAGGCAATAAAGTTACCGGTACGTTGGATTATTTCCGGCGCAATCGCGATGGTTTAATTGTGCCCAAAAACAACGTATTCGTGCCCAGCGAAATTGGTTATGATTTGCCCCAGGAAAACTTAGAATCCGATGCGGTAATTGGTGGCGAGGGTTCCTTGATGTATAACGGCAGCGTAAACGGCATTAATTTTACCATTGGCGGTAACATTTCTTTTGCCCGCCGAAAATACCAGAATGAGTTTAATCCGCGCTACGGCAATGCTCTGGAAGAATACCGGAACGCCCGCGGCGATCGCTGGGGAAATATTTTCTGGGGTTACCAGGTAGTAGGCCAGTTCCAGTCGCAGGAAGACGTAAATACCTACGCTGTTAACAACGATGGACAGGGTAACAAAACCATGTTGCCCGGTGATTTTAAATACAAAGACGTAAACGGCGACGGTATTATTAATAACCGCGATGAGCGCCCGATTGGTTACGGTTTAAGTACCACGCCTATTTTGTCGGGTGGGATAAATTTAACGGTAGCTTACAAAGGCTTTGACTTTGCCGCTGATTTTTCGGCGGGGAGCATGCAAACCTTTAACCGCCGCAACGAACTCCGCAACGCTTTCCAGAACACCGGTAATATTGCCCGCATTTTATACGACGATCGCTGGCACCGCGCCGATCCGTTAAACCCGGACAGCGAATGGATTCCGGGCAAAAATCCACCGATTCGCTTCAACGATGGCGGCCACAGCAACTTAAATAAAGATTCGGATTGGTGGCTTGTGAATACCAAATACTTCCGTAACCGCACCATGGAATTAGGTTATACTTTGCCCAAAGCATTAACCAACCGGGTAAAACTGGAAAGGTTGCGCTTATTTGTGAACACCTACAATTTGTTCTCTATTGATAACGTGGATCAGTACGGGATTGATGCCGAAATAACCGACGACAATGGTTTGCAATACCCGCAGAATAAACTGGTGAACTTTGGTATTAATTTAAGTTTGTAA
- a CDS encoding Gfo/Idh/MocA family protein gives MSDKKITVVIVGMGFGKEFIPIYQSHPNIKAVGICTRNRQTLDELAAKYNLDQDLLFENFEDVPLRDDVDAIHIVTPVPEHAKMTLASLNANKHTACTIPMAMTVEDCKAIVEAKRKSGKVYMMMETALYTREFLYGLQLAESGQLGRIQFVRGSHIQDMSMEGWAEYWKGYPPMLNGTHAISPLLRINNTKAESVVCHGSGRLSDDLASRYNSPFAVETATFTLKNSDVVAEATRSLFDVVRQYRESYDVYGTKMSFEWEQLQDEEHVIFDGGENARRINVPDTDDLLIEPIKHFTKREKIDDPNHVSFLQGAGHGGSHPHLVQEFVAAIVEGRDSAVDAELAANYTCAGICAHESAMNNGKRIAIPDFELQEVPAKAEV, from the coding sequence ATGAGCGACAAAAAGATTACCGTAGTAATTGTAGGCATGGGTTTCGGAAAAGAATTTATTCCCATTTACCAAAGTCACCCGAACATTAAAGCGGTGGGCATTTGTACCCGCAACCGTCAAACGCTCGATGAACTGGCCGCCAAATACAACCTGGATCAGGATTTACTGTTCGAGAATTTCGAAGATGTACCTTTACGCGACGATGTAGATGCCATTCATATTGTAACCCCGGTACCAGAACACGCTAAAATGACTTTAGCATCCTTGAACGCCAACAAACACACGGCCTGCACCATTCCCATGGCCATGACCGTGGAAGATTGCAAAGCCATTGTGGAAGCCAAACGCAAATCGGGCAAGGTATACATGATGATGGAAACCGCGCTTTATACCCGGGAATTTTTATATGGCCTGCAATTAGCCGAAAGTGGCCAATTGGGTCGGATTCAGTTTGTCAGAGGTTCGCACATCCAGGATATGAGCATGGAAGGCTGGGCCGAATACTGGAAAGGTTACCCGCCGATGTTAAACGGTACGCACGCGATTTCGCCGTTGCTCCGGATAAATAATACCAAGGCCGAAAGTGTGGTATGCCACGGCTCGGGCCGTTTAAGCGACGATTTAGCCAGCCGCTACAACTCGCCGTTTGCGGTAGAAACCGCCACCTTTACTTTGAAAAATTCGGATGTGGTAGCCGAGGCTACCCGCTCGTTGTTTGACGTGGTGCGCCAATACCGCGAGAGTTACGACGTGTACGGCACTAAAATGTCGTTTGAGTGGGAGCAGTTGCAAGACGAGGAACACGTAATTTTCGACGGCGGCGAAAACGCGCGGCGCATTAACGTGCCCGACACCGACGATTTACTCATAGAGCCCATCAAGCATTTTACCAAGCGCGAAAAAATTGATGACCCTAACCACGTTTCGTTTTTGCAAGGCGCTGGTCACGGTGGTTCGCACCCGCATTTAGTACAAGAGTTTGTCGCCGCCATCGTGGAAGGACGCGACTCAGCGGTAGATGCCGAACTAGCTGCTAATTACACCTGTGCCGGTATTTGCGCCCACGAATCGGCCATGAACAACGGCAAACGCATTGCCATTCCGGATTTTGAATTACAGGAAGTGCCGGCAAAAGCCGAAGTATAA
- a CDS encoding sugar phosphate isomerase/epimerase family protein: protein MISLGASTFIWVSPFQTADFNLLAKVKQIGYDILEVAVEQTDLIDWVQLKEQAQEQNLKITISGAFGPDRDISSDQAAFRENGKRYITDCIKIAAQMDSPIFTGPVYSAVGKTRYVTPEQKKQERAWCVANLKEVGQIAADYNVVVGVEPLNRFETDMINTAEQALALVQEVNHPNIKISLDTFHSNIEEKNIPATIRAIGKDWLCHVQGNESDRGTPGTGHLDWVDIKEALYEINYEGAVVIETFGAPSKELAKAACIWRPLANSPDELATEGWQFLKQLFKEVPVTSY from the coding sequence ATGATTTCATTAGGTGCCAGTACTTTTATCTGGGTGTCGCCCTTTCAAACGGCTGATTTTAATTTGCTCGCCAAAGTAAAACAAATCGGCTACGATATTCTGGAAGTAGCCGTGGAGCAAACCGACTTAATTGATTGGGTACAGTTAAAAGAACAGGCGCAAGAACAAAATTTAAAAATTACGATTAGCGGCGCTTTTGGCCCGGATCGGGATATTTCCAGCGACCAGGCGGCCTTTCGGGAAAACGGCAAGAGATACATTACGGATTGCATTAAAATTGCCGCCCAAATGGACAGCCCCATTTTTACCGGTCCGGTTTACTCGGCGGTAGGTAAAACCCGGTACGTAACGCCGGAACAGAAAAAGCAGGAACGTGCCTGGTGCGTGGCTAACCTGAAAGAAGTCGGGCAAATTGCCGCCGATTACAACGTGGTGGTAGGAGTAGAGCCCCTGAACCGTTTTGAAACCGACATGATTAACACCGCCGAGCAAGCCTTAGCCTTGGTGCAGGAAGTAAACCACCCGAACATTAAAATTTCGCTGGATACTTTTCATAGTAACATCGAAGAAAAAAATATCCCGGCAACCATCCGGGCGATTGGTAAAGATTGGCTGTGCCATGTGCAAGGCAACGAAAGCGACCGCGGCACTCCCGGCACCGGCCACCTGGATTGGGTGGATATTAAAGAAGCGCTGTACGAGATAAATTACGAAGGAGCCGTAGTTATCGAAACTTTCGGCGCTCCTTCTAAAGAACTAGCGAAGGCCGCCTGCATCTGGCGGCCTTTAGCCAACAGCCCCGACGAACTCGCTACCGAAGGCTGGCAATTTTTAAAGCAGTTATTTAAAGAAGTACCGGTTACCAGCTATTAA
- a CDS encoding RagB/SusD family nutrient uptake outer membrane protein yields the protein MKKYIFLIIGALALNSSCKKDEDFLNVKSTNILLVDEVYEDPRLVLSVITDLYNRIPDLVEPSNMGIYASFDEAFASGDYGRHQNREYSYDDWNYWDYGYIREINLFMQRVAASEKLLPADKTRFTAEARFLRANAYFEMVKRMGGVPLILEPLIYDFSGDATSLRKPRAKEAEVYDFVISEMEAIKSVLPNTPGEKSRATYGLALAAKTRAALYAGSIAKYGATTPSVSLPNGEVGIPADKANGYYQTALAAAQELINSGQYSLYQKNPDLSTNFANIILDKANNPEVIFVEDFKLRSGKVHGFALDNQPRAITEEGERGGRLNPSLNLVQSFEKLDNTFAPLPINNGSPTDYIYYDKPEDLFAGRDPRLRGTALVPGALFKDKPIDIWAGLLLSNGSFLSGDQLGQLKAPVEGGPSVQVVGRSGPIDGYDGSAQSGFYMRKYNDPLVGSGQIGTQSDVWNVRYRYAEVLLNAAEAAFELGLLDEAATYMNQVRSRAGLTKALTPGDITFDRIVHERKVELAFENHLLWDMKRWRLAHIVWDGSNSDLTTQPGKATEPSTRVFGLWPYKVYNPGGANHEKWVFRKVTPSRVTQSHVFRLGNYYSRINDVIINNNPLIVRNPNQ from the coding sequence ATGAAAAAATATATTTTTTTAATAATTGGGGCTTTAGCTCTGAACAGCAGCTGTAAGAAAGACGAAGATTTTTTAAATGTAAAGTCCACGAACATTTTGCTGGTAGATGAAGTGTACGAAGATCCGCGGCTGGTTTTGTCGGTTATCACGGACTTGTATAACCGTATTCCAGATTTAGTGGAACCGAGTAACATGGGCATTTACGCTTCATTCGACGAAGCTTTTGCCTCCGGCGACTACGGCCGGCACCAAAACCGCGAATACAGCTACGACGACTGGAACTACTGGGATTACGGCTACATCCGGGAAATAAACTTGTTTATGCAGCGGGTAGCCGCTTCCGAAAAGTTGTTGCCGGCAGATAAAACCCGGTTTACCGCCGAAGCGCGTTTTTTACGGGCCAATGCTTACTTCGAAATGGTAAAACGGATGGGCGGCGTGCCGTTGATTCTGGAACCCCTCATTTACGACTTTAGCGGCGATGCTACCAGTTTACGCAAGCCCCGTGCTAAAGAAGCCGAAGTGTACGATTTTGTGATCAGCGAAATGGAAGCCATTAAATCGGTGTTGCCCAATACGCCCGGTGAAAAATCGCGCGCTACCTACGGCTTGGCTTTGGCCGCTAAAACCCGGGCGGCATTGTACGCGGGTTCTATTGCCAAGTACGGCGCTACTACGCCTTCGGTGTCTTTGCCCAACGGCGAAGTAGGTATTCCGGCCGATAAAGCCAATGGTTATTACCAAACGGCCTTAGCCGCGGCTCAGGAACTCATCAACTCCGGCCAGTATAGTTTGTACCAGAAAAACCCGGACTTATCGACCAACTTTGCCAATATCATACTGGATAAAGCCAATAATCCGGAAGTAATTTTCGTGGAAGATTTTAAACTGCGCAGCGGCAAAGTGCACGGTTTTGCCCTGGATAATCAGCCCCGGGCGATTACGGAAGAAGGGGAGCGGGGCGGCCGGTTAAATCCATCTTTAAACCTGGTGCAATCTTTCGAAAAACTAGATAATACCTTTGCGCCTTTGCCTATTAATAACGGTAGCCCCACCGATTATATTTACTACGACAAACCCGAAGATTTATTTGCCGGCCGCGATCCGCGGTTGCGGGGTACGGCTTTAGTGCCCGGCGCTTTGTTTAAAGATAAACCCATTGATATCTGGGCGGGTTTACTGTTAAGCAACGGCAGCTTTTTATCCGGCGACCAGTTAGGACAATTAAAAGCACCCGTAGAAGGCGGGCCATCGGTGCAGGTGGTAGGCCGTTCTGGCCCAATTGATGGCTACGATGGCTCGGCGCAATCCGGATTTTACATGCGCAAGTACAACGATCCCTTGGTAGGTTCCGGACAGATTGGTACTCAAAGCGATGTCTGGAATGTGCGTTACCGGTACGCCGAAGTATTGTTAAATGCCGCCGAAGCTGCTTTTGAATTAGGCTTACTCGACGAAGCTGCTACCTACATGAACCAGGTACGCTCCCGCGCTGGCTTAACTAAAGCCTTAACTCCCGGCGATATTACTTTCGACCGCATCGTGCACGAACGCAAAGTAGAACTGGCCTTCGAAAACCATTTACTCTGGGACATGAAACGGTGGCGTTTAGCACACATTGTCTGGGATGGCAGCAACTCCGATTTAACTACCCAGCCTGGCAAAGCTACCGAACCCAGTACCCGCGTTTTTGGCTTGTGGCCCTACAAAGTGTACAATCCTGGCGGCGCCAACCACGAAAAATGGGTGTTCCGTAAAGTTACTCCTTCGCGGGTAACGCAAAGCCACGTGTTCCGGCTCGGAAATTATTACTCCCGCATCAACGATGTGATTATCAACAATAATCCGCTCATTGTCCGGAATCCGAATCAATAG